From a single Thermothielavioides terrestris NRRL 8126 chromosome 3, complete sequence genomic region:
- a CDS encoding glycoside hydrolase family 5 protein (CAZy_ID 269823), whose product MKSIATLILLAGGAAGQQSAYGQCGGINYSGPTSCVAGYACTSWNPYYYQCVPGTATPTPTPTSHTSTAVTTTSTSKSTSSTKTSTVSTKTTSSSTTGPTATGFAKTNGLLFEIDGVTKYFAGTNCYWCGFLTSNGDVDHVFADMAAAGFKVVRVWGFNDVNTIPLTGTVWYQYLSASGSQINTGEYGLQRLDYVVSSAAAHGLKLIINFVNNWNDYGGINAYVNAFGGNASTWYTNTAAQAQYQKYIEAVVSRYKDSTAVFAWELANEPRCSGCDGSVIYNWAATTSRYIKSLDPNHMVTMGDEGFGPLAGGDGSYPYQTGAGGYTWVDNLNISTLDFGTLHLYPDSWGQPYSWGDLWISTHGAACVNANKPCILEEYGGGNNCTVENPWQATALGTKGIAGDMFWQYGDTLPSCNCQTSQDGNTVYYNQGNWDCMVTQHVAAINAS is encoded by the exons ATGAAGTCTATCGCCACCCTCATTCTtctggctggcggcgctgccggccagcAATCGGCCTACGGACAGTGCGGCGGCATCAATTACTCCGGCCCTACCAGCTGCGTGGCAGGATACGCGTGTACCTCGTGGAACCCATACTATTACCAGTGCGTACCTGGGACTGCCACCCCTACCCCGACTCCGACATCACACACATCGACTGCCGTGACGACGACCTCCACTTCCAAGTCGACATCCTCTACCAAGACGAGCACAGTTTCCACAAAGACGACGTCCTCGTCCACCACCGGCCCGACGGCCACTGGTTTTGCGAAGACTAACGGGCTGCTGTTCGAGATTGACGGCGTCACCAAGTACTTCGCCGGCACGAACTGCTACTGGTGCGGCTTCCTGACTTCGAATGGCGATGTCGACCACGTGTTCGCCGACATGGCCGCCGCGGGATTCAAGGTCGTTAGAGTCTGGGGCTTCAACGACGTCAACACCATTCCTTTGACCGGAACCGTCTGGTACCAGTATCTGTCTGCCAGCGGCTCCCAGATCAACACCGGCGAGTACGGTCTGCAGAGGCTCGACTATGTCgtctcgtcggcggcagcccACGGATTGAAGCTGATCATCAACTTCGTCAATAACTGGAACGACTACGGCGGCATCAATGCTTACGTGAACGCCTTTGGCGGAAATGCGTCCACCTGGTACACCAACACGGCGGCACAGGCTCAGTATCAGAAATACATCGAGGCTGTCGTGAGCAGGTACAAGGACTCGACTGCTGTCTTTGCCTGGGAGCTCGCGAACGAGCCGAGATGCAGCGGCTGCGATGG GTCCGTCATCTACAACTGGGCGGCCACCACTTCTCGGTACATCAAGTCCCTCGATCCTAACCACATGGTCACCATGGGCGACGAGGGCTTTGGCCCCCTGGCGGGAGGGGACGGCAGCTACCCCTACCAGACCGGCGCAGGCGGCTACACGTGGGTGGATAACCTGAACATCTCCACGCTGGACTTCGGCACGCTGCACCTGTATCCCGACAGCT GGGGCCAGCCGTACAGCTGGGGAGATCTTTGGATTTCGACCCATGGCGCCGCGTGCGTGAATGCGAACAAGCCCTGCATCCTCGAAGAGT ACGGAGGAGGCAACAACTGCACGGTCGAAAACCCGTGGCAGGCGACGGCCTTGGGAACCAAGGGAATTGCCGGAGACATGTTCTGGCAGTACGGCGATACGCTCCCCAGCTGCAACTGCCAGACCTCCCAGGACGGGAACACCGTCTACTACAACCAGGGCAACTGGGACTGCATGGTCACGCAGCACGTCGCGGCAATCAATGCTTCATGA